The Gossypium hirsutum isolate 1008001.06 chromosome A13, Gossypium_hirsutum_v2.1, whole genome shotgun sequence nucleotide sequence AAACACGTCTCAATCAGAAAGGTATACGTAAAACCCGATCAAATGACTtgttttgtttatatatttatcaaataaagaaCTTCTTGTAAGGTGATTTCGATGGAATTAAAGCAAGATTGGTGCGATGTGAAAGCAAATCAAGAGCTAAAGATTACATTACAATTTAATAATACATGGGGTTCTTTTCATTATCTGTTTACCTGTGTAAGGATGTAGATACATGATGGTCTTACTAAGTAaaaataaagtgcaaaagtggtaAAGCTAGGGTTTGCTTTTTCCTAGAATAAACGCAAAGAGAGTTTTTGAAAAGGCTACCATGAGCTTAGTAGTGCACATTGTTGGACTTATGGTGTACAAAAAAAGCATGTTTAATCACCACAAATCCCTCATTAAAAACTTTGGGAATTTTCTAATTTCATCTAACTTTTGTTGCCCACTTTAATTAAGTCCCACAACAATAGACTCCTATACGATTTCTCACTTAGAGTTAAAAACATACTTGGTTAACAATCATGCATACAAGTTTACTCCAACCTGCTTCTTTCACAAATTCTTAATTTCATTTGAATCAGTACTTAATCAGAAAATTTTAGCTCTaataaaattttggtatttctttcgtttgatttattataattttttaaattttataaatattaaaattttttctgATTCCGTCACTGAATATAGTTAGAGTGAATGaaaatgaatttgaaaaaaattaaatgatgcTTATGTGGTCCAAACCTTTGCCACtcaattaaaaattgatttaattaatttaggtatGCCAAAATGACAGCATGGTCCTTGTCATTTTGACCATTATGCCCCCTTCCTTTATAAATGAAAAGGATATCGGGAAAACAAAATTAGTAAAAGCCATTAAAGACAAACAAAAGCGGTGGTGAATTTGTCAACATTCAATTCTTCCTAATTGCcaaagacataaatacaaaattattttatttttgggccgaaattaaattttatatttttataataataaaaatataatttcactgtTTTAATAGTctacatctttataattttttaaaagattaaattaatttcttatcattttgagggtcaaagtataattttaccattattaatttaaaattttgtaaattataaagagtttaaataaaaaattttcattttaagagaGGTCGGGGCCCCTGCTAGCCCCTGGATCCGCACTTGACGAAGTTTTAACTATGGACATACAAAAATttacaaaaactaaaaaatatttaatcaattcCTTTCCTATCCTCtatataataactaattaaatCATATCATGAATGAACCTATTCCTAGCACCAAAACAACAATCTTGAATGGTGTGAACTACGATATTTGTTTGGGTGATGACAAGGGAATGTAaagtatagaaaaaaattaaaaaaaataaatgatacaCGTAACGATTTTTTAACTCTACTTacgaaattagaaaaatatatcaaccctaaattttaataattttgttattattagataatcaaattaataaatttacatttgatcatgttttgtttttttgttacaAAAGAGGAAGTTGAGTTACCATCATGTAACGCCGATTTTGTAACAAAATATCTTACACCATTGGAAACGATTGTGTGGAGACATGCAACTCTATTACGTAATCTCTAGCCCATTTAAACATCGCATTTGTCACCATATTCATCGTCCTTATCACGTGCCTAATTTCAACCTGCCAATCAACTAATAAACTTacatttgatcatttttaatcaATGCTTActtatatgaatatatgattaGGTAGCTACAACTTTATCCTAAAAGAATAAAAGTAAACTTATTTcactaaatgaattaaaaaggtaAAGGTTTAAGCTTTAAACAACCATTAATTCTCTTTATCCTACTTAATTAATTAGATGGGTTGTTGTTGCAAAAAGCTATTCCACATATTTGATTTGTGCTTTTAAGGAGTTATGATGCTATACCTCGGATTCTCATGTCtctttgtttaatttatttattattttatttatcatttttatttatttaatattttaattctttaCATGTTGTGGCTTATATAACTTCTTTTCACAGTGCAAATTTTAATAGTATAATTCTTGTATCTATATtgatattttttgtattatagtttaattactttttcatataatatttaccCGTCTAAATATGAAGGTCCGCCCAAAATTGAGaggatttagataaaaatattaggtCCATTTAAAATATGCCTCGAGCCTGGTCCAGCCCACCCCAGcccgtttttaagtttataataatttatattatgtaatttagaacacattaaaaaaaaacttatactaaatatataatactactttaatgtaaagattaaaataatgttaagatgattatataaaaaattcaataaataaaaaatatatgaaattattaaatattaaaataatataatatagatattttaaaaaattaaaaaaataatgtgtACGTGCCTAAAATGAGATTGGGTTAATCTTTTACAAATATGGACGGATTTAGGCAAAATTTTGAACTCACGTTTTGGGTCGGGCCAGACTTTTTGACAAGTATGAAGTATGTTAATAACATGCTTAAATTCGACCCAAActcaacccatgatcacctctaatttatattgtataaaaaaatattagatttacAATTAAGATTTTACTAGTAGAAAATCCTAACATGTTTTTCACTCTTACACAtacttaatattaatattaaagctATAATTgcgagggaaaatattaaaaagatcgaaagcttattattttattatatctaaaagtttattattttatcattagaTTTAATGTACATTATATGTATTagattaaaaaaagttattttcttatataaGATTAATATTAACAACATTTtccttaattaattaacaaataatataaaacatacatATAACTAATGgattataaaatgaataaaagattTACCGGTCAGTAGTCGAATTTTTAATACTCGGTAAAAATATTATAGAGGCACTGTATtaggagttagattgtattttgccctatttactaaaaaaatgaacaaattgatcgctatacattagattaaagagcaaaataacttttttttttgttaaaattttctttcattttcacaGTTAAAAGCTAGTATGCCTGATGGAATAATCAAACAACTGCATTCTAACATATATgatcagtttttaacagtaaaaattgatgaactttaaaaaaaaaaatttactcttTGATATAATGTACTGTACTAAGAtcaatttacctatttttttaagtaagaaaataaaatacaaattaaccaaaaattaacctaaaattctTGTATGGGTTTATGAGTTTTCTTTCCTTCCCATTATCCATTCAGCCTAAATGTACTGTTTAGTAGTTCGAAGGTTTCATTCatgttaattaaatatttattttgaaattctttttgtCACAATCATATAAAATTCATTGACTTATAACTATAAACTATATTTCCGTTGAGTGTTGACTTATTAAATCTTCAAATataaatcattaataaaaaacAGTGTATTCATTAGCAAAAATCTAaacgaaaattttgaaataatctttgttttttttatatataatttaaataaatatatttaacatgCTCCAAGatctctatttttatattttagtccggTTTAACACACCCTCAAGGTCATGCAGGGTCCACCTGAGCATAACAATCTCATATTTATTGAAGGAATGACAGAATGAGTCACGTTCCTCACGCATTGGATGAGGATAACTTTCCCTTAGCAATCTTCCACGTCATACTAATAGAAAAAGGTATCTCTCCTATAAATACCATGATCAACGATGAAGAATGGATCAATTTCCAGCACCCTAAAGTTGCTCTAAACAATTGCCATCTCATTTAGCCTACCCTCTTGTCCTTGTTCCAGCTCTCAGTCTGCTTAGGTAAACTAGCCTCCATAGCTCCACCCCACTCTTCCCATTGTTCCTCCTTATCTTCCTTCATTGTTGTACATTATATCAACAATTGGTGTAATAAGCGTTGACAAAAAATGTCTCAAATTCAGAATGATGCTacccacaatcttcttaatgaAAACAACAATATTAAACTTGCCAACTCCTCCACTCCAGCAAATGACGACGATGCCACCAACACTGAACTCCCTTCAACCTAAACCAAGAACCTTGGCACTCAAACAACACCTCGACCAGTTGTTACCCCTATTGAGGATTTATCCCGGTTCATGTTTGCGCTTAAAATCTCTCTTTCCACTCCCTTTACCAACCTTGCTATTATTACCCCACCAATGGTCTTAGGCACTCCACATCCTCCTATTATTGCACATGATCTCAAAAACGATCTTTTGAGGCAGATGTTCTCTTGTCTAATTTCTCAACCTCAGCCAATTGTCATTATTACCCCCACCAAATCAAGAATCTCAACAGCAGCAAATTTTTGGCCCCTAACGCCACGACACTAAGATATGTGTTAGCATCAAAAGTAGCGTTGACCTCCTTATTGACCCCATTTGAATTTATGTCTTAATGAACTAGCTGTTTGGATTAAGGGAGCACCAACATCCCACACCCTTGAGCAACCCTTCTCAGCAACCTTGGGAAAGGCCATTCGCTCATCTCGGAAAGAGTTAGCCACCCATTTTTTAGGTGTGAATACTCCTTAAGTGTAAACATACCTTCAAGGTCATATAGGGCCCACCCGAACATAACAACCTCATGCTAATTAAAGGAATAATAGAATAGGCCCCATGGTACATGTCCTTCACGTATTGGATGAGGATAACTTTCCCTTATAGCAATCTACTATGTCATACCAATGGGCAAGAGGAACTCTCctataaatatattgattaggGATGAAGAAAGGATCAATTTCCAACACCCTGAAATTACTCTAAGCAATTGTCATCTCATTCAGCCTGTCTTCTTGTCCTTGTTTCGACTCTCAACCTCTTTAGATGAGCCAACCTCCTAGCTTCACCCCCACTCTCCTCGTTGTTCCTCCTTAGTTCTACCTTCTTCAaccattttcaaaattaagtaaGCAATCAACTATTACTTGGAAAATTCTACTTGGAGTAATAAAGATCTgtgctcaaaattttttttaataagaattaaaaatatattgatattcGAACAACTCttattctttatttattgtaaaaatattaatttaaaaatatatttaaaactaattacaCTATATACAGCATTATAGTTTACAACATCCCAATTTAGTACCAAACCATGGTATAATAGAATGCATATCATGACCAAAtcatatttatgattttttatttatttattctgctTTCTCATATTTCGCATACCCTAAAAcagaaattatatattttctttctttttatatttatttatttctaatttccaattattaatattacatttaccttttatatttagtatatattGATTCTTTTCCCATTAAATTAAAGGGAAGTGATAGACAGTATGTCAAtagttttttattaatatattttaaaattttatatatttttaatttaaaaaatattataaataacttgatatttaattaaaaattaaaaatatataaacttattaaaagAATACCTCTAAAATGAATCTGGACAAATTGACGTTCAAGTTCATTCCTGatgtgaaaaaaaatttatttttattaatttatatattttaaagattttaaatttttattatatttgttacaTCTCATACTAAGAGACTACTATGTGTCATCGtcaatttgattattaatgtCACATCAACACAAACTAATGATGTTAATAcaaaaatatcatatattttcaatttcttttaagaattaaaaaaatatatcgttaaaaaatcaaatataatttttataatcatattttaaaagaatatattaataatttttttttcgaaaagtGTATATTAATATTTCTATTTTAACTAATCAATATAGTTGTTTCCATTTCACATGacttaaatgttttaattttagagTTTATACAACAATCTCTAGatataatgagaaatttattattagttgATTTACTTCGGGTTAAAATGTAAtactaaacttcaaaattttgtcTCATCAACTCGAGGGgggttgatttatttatttactatgcATCGCAGGGCTTAAATTCATATACTGTTTCCTTTAGATTCACAAGTTTAAAATCAAACAACTAAGCTTCccttgtagtttttttttttatttttcctctaatatctttcttttcttttcttttcttttttttaatttgtgtaaaaAACCAAGAGAGATTGAGAGAGAAACAGAAAACTGAAAATTGATACAGCAAAACAGAGAACAGTTACCGGCGATATTcccattttgaaacaaagtcttCAAAGATGATAGTTTGTTTGGGACGAATCGTACAGGACACCGACGCCGATTCCATACCCGACGACGACGTTTCCACCCTATCCGAATCCCTCGACCTCCAAGGCACCATCGAGAGCGGCGGAATTACCGGCGTAGCTGGTAAAGATTTCGGTGGTCTTTACTCTGTCAAGCCGTTAGCTTTGATTAAACCGTCTGGGACCGAGGATATAGCTCGGGTCGTTAAGGCCGCTTCACAGACTTCTCACCTGACGGTTGCGGCAAGGGGTAACGGCCACTCCATCAATGGCCAGGCGATGGCTGACGGTGGATTCGTGATAGACATGCGTTCGACGGAGGAAAACCATTTCAAGCCGTTGACAATCGATGGCTCTCATTATATCGACGTCTCCGGCGGGGCATTATGGGAAGACGTCTTGAGACGGTGCGTTTCGATGTTCCGTTTGGCTCCGAGGTCGTGGACCGATTATCTCAGCTTGACAGTGGGCGGGACGTTATCCAACGCTGGCGTTAGTGGACAAGCGTTCCGTTTTGGTCCCCAAACATCGAATGTAACGGAATTGGAAGTTGTAACTGGAAAAGGAGAAATAACGGTTTGTTCCGCAACCCAAAACTCCGAACTCTTTTTCGGAGCCCTCGGCGGACTGGGTCAGCTCGGAATTATAACCCGAGCCAGGGTTAAGCTTCAACCAGCTCCGGACATGGTGGGtcattttagtatattttaacaaaaaaaaaaaaaccttttttagtGCATGACTGACTCGATTACGCTACGTAATTTAGGgtttatttgaagtttttttttttactcgatttagGTAAGATGGCTAAGAGTAGTGTATACTGAGTTCGAAGAATTCACTCGGGATGCTGAGTTTCTGGTGACTCAGGAAGAAGGTGAGTCGTTTGATTACGTGGAAGGCTTCGTATTCTCCAACAGTGACGACCCAATCAATGGGTGGCCATCCGTACCATTAGACCCGGACCATGAATTCAACCCGGCTTACATCCCTCAAACCGCCAGCTCAGTCCTCTACTGCCTCGAAGTGGCTCTCCATTACCGCAACAGTGACCGCCCTTCAACAGTAGATACGGTAAACAATgttttttttgcttaataatcTCCTGCATCAGTTCTTATCATATCAAAATAGAACCTTGATTTTGTAGCCGTCGATGATGGATTAGATGAGGAAAAAGAAAGTCTTTCGCCTGAATTTGGAAACTGTGGGACCGTTTCTAAATGGGTCCCTTATAAAGGTGGGTCCGTCCCTATCCCCGCCGGAACAGTAAAAGAAGTTCACTAGTAAAACGTTAATCTTTTGgccaataatatttatttttagaaaataataataatttctgaATTATTACTATATAGTTTTGAAACTGACCATACAGTTGATATATCTTCTAATTGGATTTTCtgacacacaaaaaaaaaaaagctgttGAAAGTGCCCATTCTATGGGGGTTTAATTACAAGACTGTGACGCTACTGTCCTTCTCTCGTATTTTCCGGGTTCTGTCAGTTTCGTGAAATCGGGAATTTGTcgaggttaaaatagtaaataaaacaGCAGTATAATGTTTGTAGCTGGCTGATCATTGAGATTTCGGCTGACGTTTTGGTCCCCCCCCCCCGGGGGTCCGCAAATCGCCAAAAAGCCCA carries:
- the LOC107893390 gene encoding cytokinin dehydrogenase 7, whose amino-acid sequence is MIVCLGRIVQDTDADSIPDDDVSTLSESLDLQGTIESGGITGVAGKDFGGLYSVKPLALIKPSGTEDIARVVKAASQTSHLTVAARGNGHSINGQAMADGGFVIDMRSTEENHFKPLTIDGSHYIDVSGGALWEDVLRRCVSMFRLAPRSWTDYLSLTVGGTLSNAGVSGQAFRFGPQTSNVTELEVVTGKGEITVCSATQNSELFFGALGGLGQLGIITRARVKLQPAPDMVRWLRVVYTEFEEFTRDAEFLVTQEEGESFDYVEGFVFSNSDDPINGWPSVPLDPDHEFNPAYIPQTASSVLYCLEVALHYRNSDRPSTVDTAVSRLLERLGFIQRLKFQLNVSYVEFLLRVKQVEEHAKANGNWDSPHPWLNIFISKSSIVDFDRTVFRKMLKDGVGGPMLIYPLLRSKWDSRTSVVLPEGEIFYIVALLRFVPKGPTVEKLVAQNHEIIKWCNKEGLDFKLYLPHYQSKEDWKRHFGNQWTRFVERKTSFDPMAILAPGQKIFKRTHTIKP